One part of the Silurus meridionalis isolate SWU-2019-XX chromosome 26, ASM1480568v1, whole genome shotgun sequence genome encodes these proteins:
- the nr1h3 gene encoding oxysterols receptor LXR-alpha, with translation MMTTLSATDNADVAHGANLGCVTEEGSVSSAEVKHELHTSPSQPVLFTSSPKELHDKLHMDPSNVKPDPSADTPAPENQPMKRKKGPAPKMLGNEVCSVCGDKASGFHYNVLSCEGCKGFFRRSVIKGAQYVCKNSGRCEMDMYMRRKCQQCRLRKCREAGMLEQCVLSEEQIRLKKMKKQHEEDAARGSAVATPSPAVDIPPLAPEQQEMIEKLVSMQKQCNKRSFIDRRKVTPWPQSQDPMNREVRQQRFAHFTELAIMSVQEIVDFAKQLPGFLELTREDQIALLKTSTIEIMLLETSRRYNPAIESITFLTPDFSYNKDDFAKAGLQIEFINPIFEFSKGMNDLHLDEAEYALLIAINIFSADRPNVQDHDLVEKLQQPYVDALNSYIRIKRPNDHLMFPRMLMKLVSLRTLSSVHSEQVFALRLQDKKLPPLLSEIWDVHE, from the exons ggGCGAATCTGGGGTGTGTCACTGAGGAAGGCTCAGTGAGTTCAGCAGAAGTGAAACATGAGTTACACACTTCTCCTAGTCAACCAGTTTTATTCACCAGTTCTCCTAAAGAGCTGCACGACAAGCTACACATGGACCCTAGCAATGTCAAACCGGATCCCTCTGCAGACACACCTGCGCCAG AGAACCAGCCaatgaaaaggaagaaaggtCCAGCTCCTAAGATGCTTGGGAACGAGGTGTGTAGCGTATGTGGGGACAAGGCTTCCGGTTTCCACTACAACGTACTGAGCTGTGAGGGCTGCAAGGGCTTCTTCAGGCGCAGCGTAATCAAAGGAGCGCAGTACGTCTGCAAAAACTCGGGACGTTGCGAGATGGACATGTACATGCGGCGAAAGTGTCAGCAGTGTCGACTGCGCAAGTGTCGGGAAGCCGGCATGCTGGAGCAGT GTGTGCTTTCGGAGGAGCAAATTCGGttgaagaaaatgaagaagcAGCATGAGGAAGATGCAGCTCGAGGCTCGGCCGTGGCTACACCTAGCCCAGCGGTTGACATCCCCCCTTTGGCTCCAGAGCAGCAGGAAATGATCGAGAAGTTAGTCTCCATGCAGAAACAGTGCAACAAACGCTCCTTTATTGACCGCCGCAAAGTCACT CCATGGCCACAGAGTCAGGACCCGATGAACCGGGAGGTACGTCAGCAGCGCTTTGCTCATTTCACCGAGCTGGCGATCATGTCGGTGCAGGAGATAGTGGACTTCGCGAAACAGCTGCCTGGTTTCCTGGAGCTTACCCGGGAGGACCAGATCGCCCTGCTCAAAACCTCCACCATTGAG ATCATGCTGCTAGAGACTTCTCGCCGCTACAATCCAGCGATCGAGAGCATCACTTTCCTCACACCGGACTTCAGCTACAACAAAGACGACTTCGCCAAAGCAG GGCTGCAGATCGAGTTCATTAACCCCATCTTCGAGTTCTCTAAGGGCATGAACGACTTGCACCTGGATGAAGCAGAGTACGCGCTGCTCATCGCGATAAACATCTTTTCAGCAG ACCGACCCAACGTGCAGGATCATGATTTGGTGGAGAAGCTCCAGCAGCCGTATGTGGACGCTCTGAATTCGTACATCAGGATCAAAAGACCAAAT GATCATCTGATGTTCCCACGTATGCTGATGAAGCTGGTCAGTCTGCGTACCCTGAGTAGCGTTCACTCTGAGCAGGTCTTCGCTTTGCGACTGCAGGACAAGAAACTCCCCCCTCTTCTGTCTGAAATCTGGGATGTCCACGAATGA